A stretch of Exiguobacterium sp. BMC-KP DNA encodes these proteins:
- a CDS encoding thioredoxin family protein, producing MSKQSKRKNTKKPQSKANWITAGVIALIVLVGGLLLVFTDREDSASKNGNLTATQVADKVKSGDEFYTYFYQTGCVHCEKVKPYLVPLGEKQDIPFEQIDLAVEQSAWDTFGIEGTPTVVHFKDGKEVGRVAGEQTEDSYKEFFAGKQVEDSKEESSGDLND from the coding sequence GTGTCAAAGCAATCGAAACGTAAAAACACGAAAAAACCGCAATCTAAGGCGAATTGGATTACAGCGGGAGTCATCGCCTTGATTGTATTGGTTGGAGGATTACTTCTGGTCTTCACGGACCGAGAGGATTCTGCATCAAAGAATGGCAATTTAACGGCTACACAAGTCGCGGATAAAGTGAAATCCGGTGATGAATTTTATACGTATTTCTATCAAACAGGTTGTGTCCATTGTGAAAAAGTAAAACCATATCTCGTACCCCTCGGTGAAAAACAAGATATTCCGTTCGAACAGATTGACCTTGCTGTTGAACAATCGGCTTGGGATACATTTGGCATCGAAGGAACACCTACTGTTGTTCATTTCAAGGATGGTAAGGAAGTCGGACGAGTAGCAGGTGAGCAAACGGAAGACAGCTATAAAGAGTTCTTTGCTGGAAAACAAGTCGAGGATTCAAAAGAAGAATCATCCGGTGATCTTAATGATTAA
- a CDS encoding Cof-type HAD-IIB family hydrolase, producing MTRHLIAVDLDGTLLKDDKTISAANIAALQRARANGHEVVIATGRPFRHARKYYEQLGLTTPIVNFNGGLVHHPQDAHFEVQHHPIPLKTVQHILESVAETKTQNIVCEVTDHVYFQYDPVGIYEFYTDHALSVTTGDLRKVLLHEPTSLLIHAKGEHVDEIRSELSGVHAETVLNRQWVKPEFMVEVMRKGTSKAVGLAHIARHLGIDSKQIVAFGDEENDLEMIEYAGHGVAMGNAIPTLKHLANGTTKRNEDDGIAYYLRHVLGLA from the coding sequence ATGACCCGTCACTTAATCGCTGTCGATCTCGACGGCACCCTTTTAAAAGATGATAAAACGATCAGTGCTGCGAACATCGCTGCGCTGCAACGTGCGCGTGCGAACGGTCACGAAGTCGTCATTGCAACAGGACGACCATTTCGTCACGCTCGCAAATACTATGAACAGCTTGGTTTGACGACACCAATCGTTAATTTTAACGGTGGTCTCGTCCATCACCCGCAAGATGCGCACTTCGAAGTCCAGCATCATCCGATTCCGCTAAAGACTGTTCAACATATTTTGGAATCGGTCGCTGAAACAAAGACACAAAATATTGTTTGTGAAGTCACGGATCATGTCTATTTTCAATATGATCCAGTCGGTATCTACGAATTTTATACCGACCATGCCCTATCCGTCACTACAGGTGATTTACGTAAGGTACTTCTTCACGAACCAACGTCTCTTCTGATTCATGCGAAGGGTGAACATGTTGATGAGATTCGCTCTGAACTATCTGGTGTCCATGCCGAGACCGTTCTCAATCGCCAATGGGTCAAACCCGAGTTCATGGTCGAAGTGATGCGAAAAGGGACAAGTAAAGCAGTCGGACTCGCACACATTGCGCGCCATCTTGGCATTGACTCGAAACAAATCGTCGCGTTCGGTGACGAGGAAAATGACTTAGAGATGATTGAATATGCGGGACATGGGGTCGCGATGGGGAATGCGATTCCTACTCTAAAACATCTCGCGAACGGTACGACGAAACGAAACGAGGACGACGGGATTGCTTACTACTTGAGACATGTCTTAGGACTCGCTTAA
- the iadA gene encoding beta-aspartyl-peptidase, with protein MIIIEQVLLRQTPQDVYIAGNQIIGIGSYTIDQALITHRIDGRGKRLVPGFIDGHLHPIGGGGEGGFATRTAPLTVRDIFEGGVTTVVGLLGTDGWTRTGIDLLAHIRGYAASGIRPFLLSGSYAVPPVTLTQSTGHDIVLINEVIGIGEIAINDHRSTQPTAHELARLASEARIAGMVKGVSGTMNVHIGDGKQGLDLLHEVIDTTDLPIGQFLPTHINRSERIFEAGLAWAKRGGRIDFTACTTESFIAEGEIPAGEAVSRALAEGVRLDQITMSSDAGASLPAFDDAGRLVRIDTGKPSSLMQAVRDAVTHGVDFDSAIATITRHVADAYGVSGGQIAVGERADLLLIDDALQIDTILANGHAIMVQKKWLIPE; from the coding sequence ATGATTATCATTGAACAAGTCTTGTTGCGGCAGACGCCCCAAGATGTTTACATAGCAGGAAATCAAATCATCGGTATCGGTTCCTATACCATCGATCAAGCGCTGATTACCCACCGAATCGATGGTCGTGGCAAACGGTTAGTACCTGGATTCATTGATGGGCACTTACATCCAATCGGTGGTGGTGGAGAGGGTGGTTTCGCAACAAGAACGGCACCTTTGACCGTGCGTGACATCTTTGAAGGTGGTGTGACGACGGTCGTCGGGTTACTCGGCACAGATGGCTGGACACGGACGGGAATTGATCTCCTCGCACACATACGCGGGTATGCCGCATCTGGGATCCGTCCGTTTCTATTAAGTGGAAGTTATGCTGTACCGCCGGTGACGTTAACCCAATCGACAGGACATGATATCGTTCTTATCAATGAAGTGATCGGTATTGGAGAGATTGCGATCAATGATCATCGGTCGACCCAACCGACTGCCCATGAGTTGGCGCGGTTGGCGTCAGAAGCCCGAATTGCTGGAATGGTCAAAGGAGTGTCGGGAACGATGAACGTCCATATCGGAGACGGCAAGCAAGGGCTCGATTTGTTACATGAAGTGATCGACACGACTGATTTACCAATCGGACAATTCCTGCCGACGCATATCAATCGAAGTGAGCGGATTTTTGAAGCGGGGCTCGCTTGGGCGAAACGAGGGGGGCGGATTGATTTCACGGCGTGTACGACAGAAAGCTTCATTGCAGAAGGCGAGATTCCAGCAGGTGAGGCAGTTTCTCGTGCTTTGGCAGAAGGAGTTCGACTCGATCAGATTACGATGTCGAGCGATGCTGGTGCTAGTCTTCCAGCGTTTGACGATGCCGGAAGACTAGTCCGGATCGACACGGGGAAACCGTCTTCACTGATGCAAGCCGTGCGTGATGCGGTGACGCATGGTGTTGATTTCGATAGTGCAATTGCGACGATCACGCGACATGTCGCAGATGCTTATGGTGTGTCAGGTGGTCAGATAGCGGTCGGAGAACGAGCCGATCTGTTACTGATTGATGACGCTTTGCAAATCGATACGATTCTTGCGAATGGTCATGCTATAATGGTTCAGAAAAAATGGCTAATACCAGAATGA
- a CDS encoding YjzD family protein, with protein sequence MRFLVTFFWSFLLVNTAVFIVSAVDAVTYSFGFATAMSVVTSLVVFALDAVNEDLGLGQGTKAE encoded by the coding sequence ATGCGTTTTCTCGTTACATTCTTTTGGTCATTCTTACTCGTGAACACTGCTGTGTTCATCGTATCAGCGGTTGATGCAGTAACGTATAGCTTCGGATTCGCGACAGCGATGTCTGTCGTTACTTCACTTGTCGTCTTCGCACTTGATGCCGTCAATGAAGATTTAGGTCTTGGTCAAGGGACTAAGGCAGAATAA
- a CDS encoding sugar ABC transporter permease, producing the protein MRKQNRINMALSYLILTIASIIIVYPLLWVVGTSLNPGKSITSDIFPSNPTLIHYFDLFDPSKTDYSMWYLNTIKIAVITMVVSVALITLTGYIFSRYRFVGRKNSLILFLVLQMVPQFVAIIAIYVLLNMLELFDTHLALILLYSGGAIPMNTYLAKGYFDTIPKELDEAARMDGAGHLRIFWQIILPLAKPMVAVIALFNFMAPFNDFILASLVLRSPEKQTLAVGLYNMVSEQFDNNFTLFAAGAVLSAVPIVLLFFAFQRFFVSGLTAGGTKG; encoded by the coding sequence ATGAGAAAACAAAACCGAATCAATATGGCGTTGTCATATCTCATTTTGACGATCGCCTCCATCATTATCGTCTATCCACTTCTTTGGGTTGTGGGTACTTCACTCAACCCAGGGAAAAGTATTACATCGGATATCTTCCCAAGTAATCCGACATTGATTCACTACTTTGATTTATTTGATCCGTCGAAAACGGATTATAGCATGTGGTACTTGAATACGATTAAAATCGCTGTCATCACGATGGTCGTTTCTGTCGCTTTGATCACGTTAACGGGATACATTTTTTCACGTTACCGTTTCGTCGGTCGGAAAAACTCACTGATTCTGTTCCTCGTCTTGCAAATGGTACCGCAATTCGTTGCGATCATTGCGATCTATGTCCTGCTTAATATGTTAGAATTGTTTGATACGCATCTGGCGCTTATTTTGCTCTATTCAGGTGGCGCGATTCCAATGAATACGTATCTTGCAAAAGGATATTTCGATACGATTCCAAAAGAACTTGATGAGGCAGCACGGATGGATGGTGCCGGTCACTTACGAATCTTTTGGCAAATCATCTTACCGCTCGCAAAACCGATGGTCGCCGTCATCGCGTTATTCAACTTCATGGCACCATTCAACGACTTCATCTTAGCATCGCTTGTTCTGCGTTCTCCTGAGAAACAGACGCTTGCGGTCGGGTTGTACAACATGGTGTCGGAGCAGTTCGACAATAACTTTACGTTATTCGCGGCAGGTGCCGTATTATCAGCAGTTCCAATCGTTCTTCTCTTCTTCGCATTCCAGCGTTTCTTCGTATCTGGTTTGACAGCTGGTGGAACGAAAGGATAA
- a CDS encoding glycoside hydrolase family 65 protein — protein sequence MKRLFEVNEWKITELGFHPEDNRLAESMTSIGNGHMGMRGTFEEEYTGDTHQGMYVAGVYYPDKTRVGWWKNGYPEYFAKVLNAINIMGLKVSVNGKAVDLNTWEVIDFKRELDMQHGVLTRTMLLKNGVEETKIESKRFFSIVDKEVAALQYTVTPVNFEAEIVIESYLDADVENEDSNYDEKFWLPVEHGIEERFGYVTSKTKKLDWHVTAAMITDVEGAQCEVVDGNTQYVANRFTKQAAVGEGVTVEKFVALVTNRDHDIEALLEQAMKRVHVAFESGFEPLLATHEAAWLHHWEEADVKIEGDVEAQQGIRFNIFHMFQTYTGEDSRLNIGPKGFTGEKYGGATYWDTEAYCLNFYLATSKPEVAWNLLKYRHNQLPQAKENADKNVGMKGALYPMVTMNGEECHNEWEITHEEIHRNGAIAHAIYNYTNYTGDTSYLGQYGFEVLVEISRYWASRVNYVPHKDVYMILGVTGPNEYENNVNNNWYTNLIAAWCLEYTQTVHRHLAQEEPGRLQELMHQLALTDEELAKWADIDAKMYYPKDEAAPGIFMQQDGFMDKEQILVAELDPKHLPLNQNWSWDRILRSVFIKQADVLQGLYFLTDRFSLEEKKANFDFYEPRTVHESSLSPCIYSIIAAEVGYEEKAVELYQRSARLDLDNYNNDTEDGLHITSMVGSWMSIVHGFAGLRVANDTLSFKPMLPKGWTSYTFRMQWRGHHIHVHVQPNAVEIAQTEGETFSLNVHGTTVEVPAGGQITVPASMTV from the coding sequence ATGAAACGACTTTTTGAGGTCAATGAGTGGAAAATTACAGAGCTTGGTTTTCATCCAGAAGATAATCGACTAGCAGAGTCCATGACATCGATTGGAAACGGTCATATGGGAATGCGTGGTACGTTTGAAGAAGAATATACAGGTGATACGCATCAAGGAATGTATGTTGCAGGAGTCTACTATCCGGATAAAACACGTGTTGGTTGGTGGAAAAATGGTTATCCGGAATACTTCGCGAAAGTACTCAATGCTATTAACATCATGGGCTTGAAAGTATCTGTCAATGGTAAAGCTGTTGATTTGAATACATGGGAAGTCATCGACTTCAAACGTGAACTAGACATGCAACATGGCGTATTGACACGGACGATGCTATTGAAGAATGGTGTCGAAGAAACAAAAATTGAATCAAAGCGTTTCTTTTCGATTGTCGATAAGGAAGTAGCCGCATTGCAATATACAGTGACACCAGTCAATTTTGAGGCAGAGATCGTCATCGAATCGTATCTTGATGCGGATGTTGAGAATGAAGACTCGAACTATGATGAAAAGTTCTGGCTCCCCGTTGAACATGGGATCGAAGAGCGTTTCGGTTACGTCACATCAAAGACAAAAAAGCTCGATTGGCACGTAACAGCAGCGATGATCACAGATGTTGAAGGCGCACAGTGTGAAGTCGTCGATGGCAATACGCAATATGTAGCGAATCGCTTCACGAAACAAGCAGCAGTTGGCGAAGGCGTCACAGTCGAGAAATTCGTTGCGCTCGTAACGAATCGTGATCATGACATCGAGGCGTTACTCGAACAAGCGATGAAACGGGTTCATGTTGCTTTTGAATCAGGTTTTGAACCATTACTTGCGACACATGAAGCAGCATGGTTACACCACTGGGAAGAAGCAGACGTGAAGATTGAAGGAGATGTTGAAGCGCAGCAAGGAATTCGCTTTAATATCTTCCATATGTTCCAGACCTACACAGGTGAAGATTCTCGCCTCAATATCGGTCCAAAAGGATTCACAGGCGAGAAGTATGGTGGTGCGACGTATTGGGATACGGAAGCATACTGCTTGAATTTCTATCTTGCGACATCAAAACCAGAAGTGGCTTGGAACCTCCTTAAGTATCGTCACAATCAATTGCCGCAAGCGAAAGAAAATGCGGATAAGAATGTTGGAATGAAGGGTGCTCTTTATCCGATGGTGACGATGAACGGAGAAGAATGCCACAACGAGTGGGAAATCACTCACGAGGAGATTCACCGAAACGGTGCGATTGCACATGCAATCTATAATTACACGAACTACACGGGAGACACGTCGTATCTCGGACAATACGGATTTGAAGTATTGGTTGAAATTTCTCGTTATTGGGCAAGTCGTGTCAATTACGTGCCGCATAAAGACGTCTACATGATTCTTGGTGTGACGGGACCGAACGAATACGAGAACAACGTCAACAACAACTGGTATACGAACCTGATTGCGGCATGGTGTCTCGAGTATACACAGACCGTTCATCGTCATCTAGCACAGGAAGAACCAGGACGTCTACAAGAACTGATGCATCAATTAGCGTTGACGGATGAGGAACTGGCGAAATGGGCGGATATCGATGCGAAGATGTATTATCCAAAAGACGAAGCAGCTCCTGGCATCTTCATGCAACAGGACGGCTTCATGGATAAAGAACAAATCTTGGTCGCTGAACTCGATCCAAAACATCTCCCGCTGAACCAGAATTGGTCTTGGGACCGGATTCTTCGTTCTGTCTTTATCAAACAGGCGGATGTTTTGCAAGGTCTCTACTTCTTGACGGATCGCTTCAGTCTAGAAGAGAAAAAAGCGAACTTCGATTTCTATGAACCACGTACCGTTCACGAATCGTCATTGTCTCCATGTATCTATTCGATTATCGCAGCAGAAGTTGGCTATGAGGAAAAAGCAGTCGAATTGTATCAACGTTCGGCGCGACTAGACCTTGATAACTACAACAATGACACGGAAGACGGGTTGCATATCACGTCGATGGTTGGATCGTGGATGTCGATTGTTCACGGATTTGCTGGACTACGAGTAGCAAATGATACGCTATCCTTTAAACCAATGTTGCCAAAAGGATGGACGAGTTATACATTCCGGATGCAATGGCGCGGTCATCATATCCATGTCCATGTACAGCCGAATGCCGTCGAAATCGCTCAAACAGAAGGCGAGACATTTAGCCTAAACGTCCACGGAACGACTGTAGAAGTTCCAGCAGGAGGACAAATTACGGTTCCTGCTTCAATGACAGTGTAA
- a CDS encoding LacI family DNA-binding transcriptional regulator, with protein MQVTIKDVAREANVAPSTVSRVIANSSRISQKTKERVRQAMDELGYYPNVHARSLANRTTQAIGLVMPSAATKTLQNPFFSEVIRGISTKAHQNGYSLYMTTGVSEEEVYEGVVSMVQGRRVDGVVVLYSRTDDKVVQFLQDSKFPFVVVGKPFSDSSHVTYVDTDNYLAGREVTKYLHQLGHECIAFVGGAQDLAVTQERVGGYKTALMEEGIPIHESYIVSAPFMTTGGAEAVKRLMSLEHPPTAVVVSDDMMALGVMSTLNEMGISVPDQMAVVSFNNLFIAEFSSPPLTSVEINIFGLGFEATNCLIEQINEDATPYGKRVIVPHYLVVRQSCGGKVEA; from the coding sequence ATGCAAGTAACAATCAAGGATGTAGCACGGGAAGCGAATGTCGCACCCTCGACGGTATCACGCGTCATTGCGAACAGTTCACGCATCAGTCAAAAGACAAAAGAACGTGTTCGGCAGGCGATGGATGAACTCGGATATTATCCGAACGTTCATGCACGTAGCCTAGCAAATCGGACGACACAGGCGATCGGCCTCGTCATGCCAAGTGCAGCAACAAAAACGCTTCAAAATCCATTTTTTTCGGAAGTCATTCGAGGGATTAGTACAAAAGCACATCAAAATGGTTATTCATTGTACATGACGACAGGTGTTTCGGAAGAAGAAGTGTACGAAGGAGTCGTCTCGATGGTTCAGGGTCGTCGAGTCGATGGTGTAGTTGTCCTCTATTCACGTACGGATGATAAAGTCGTCCAATTTTTGCAAGACTCGAAATTTCCATTCGTCGTTGTCGGAAAACCATTCAGCGATTCATCACATGTCACGTATGTTGACACGGACAACTATCTAGCAGGACGTGAAGTGACAAAATATCTTCATCAACTCGGACACGAATGCATTGCATTCGTTGGAGGAGCACAGGACTTAGCCGTGACGCAAGAACGTGTTGGTGGGTACAAGACAGCTCTGATGGAAGAGGGCATTCCGATTCATGAATCCTATATCGTAAGTGCACCGTTCATGACGACAGGTGGCGCAGAAGCAGTTAAACGATTGATGTCACTTGAACATCCTCCGACTGCTGTCGTCGTCAGTGACGATATGATGGCACTTGGTGTCATGAGTACACTGAATGAGATGGGGATCAGTGTTCCTGATCAAATGGCCGTTGTCAGTTTCAACAATTTGTTCATCGCTGAATTTTCAAGTCCACCACTGACTTCTGTTGAAATCAATATCTTTGGACTAGGTTTTGAAGCAACGAATTGTTTAATTGAACAAATCAATGAGGATGCGACACCTTATGGAAAACGCGTCATCGTTCCACATTATCTCGTTGTCCGACAGTCATGTGGCGGAAAAGTTGAAGCATGA
- a CDS encoding YitT family protein, with protein MTAVVKESMLKVIVASIGGLVIAVAMNWFLIPSGVYSTGFTGLAQILTQVLQNTAFAFGENVWFLALNLPLIVLAWIMLGRSFTIITLVSVLATTIFIGLIPQYAVIPGDQTLNAVFGGVLLAIGTGITIKFGASTGGFDIVALIFARFSDRSVGLYLFVLNFLIALLAGALFGWSTALYTIVFIYVTSKVVDEIHTSNQRLTIFIVTNHADDITTALHQHIIRGITQIPSIGTYSRAEKATLMMVIERHELRDIERICRDADETVFINVVATDSVVGYFRKG; from the coding sequence GTGACAGCAGTAGTAAAGGAAAGTATGTTAAAAGTGATCGTGGCTTCAATTGGAGGATTAGTCATCGCCGTTGCCATGAACTGGTTTTTGATTCCTAGTGGTGTATATTCGACTGGATTTACAGGACTTGCTCAAATCTTGACGCAAGTACTTCAAAATACAGCATTTGCGTTTGGGGAGAACGTCTGGTTCTTAGCGTTGAACTTGCCTTTGATCGTACTCGCCTGGATCATGCTAGGTCGGAGTTTTACAATCATTACGTTAGTTTCGGTTTTAGCAACGACGATTTTTATCGGTTTGATTCCTCAATATGCTGTCATACCAGGTGACCAAACACTGAACGCAGTGTTCGGTGGGGTTTTGCTTGCGATCGGTACAGGGATTACGATCAAGTTCGGTGCTTCGACCGGCGGATTTGACATCGTAGCTTTAATCTTCGCCCGTTTCTCCGATCGTAGCGTCGGATTATACTTGTTCGTCTTGAACTTCTTGATCGCTTTATTAGCAGGCGCATTATTCGGTTGGTCGACTGCTTTGTATACGATCGTCTTCATCTACGTGACGTCTAAGGTCGTCGATGAGATTCATACAAGCAATCAGCGTTTAACGATCTTCATCGTCACGAACCATGCAGATGACATCACGACGGCGCTACATCAGCATATCATTCGCGGAATCACGCAGATTCCTTCGATTGGTACGTATTCACGAGCTGAAAAAGCGACATTGATGATGGTCATCGAGCGTCACGAATTGCGGGATATCGAACGAATTTGCCGGGATGCAGATGAAACAGTCTTCATCAACGTCGTGGCGACGGATTCAGTCGTTGGATATTTCCGAAAAGGATAA
- a CDS encoding alpha-amylase family glycosyl hydrolase: MRRGIMLLLLPLLLSIGLQPMTGEAASWEKERMYFIMVDRFENGDPSNDKEADPENPKAFQGGDLAGVTKRLDYIKEKGFTSIWLTPIFKNRPNGYHGYWTDDYYEIDPHFGTKEEFKRLVKEAHERDIKVVLDLVVNHLGPNHPMVKEKPDWFHKNQPIMNWNNASEVENNWLFDLPDFNTENPEVVDYLVDVANYWVDETGIDGYRLDTVRHVPAAFWKTFIPAVKEKHPDLFLLAEVFDGDPRKIASYSKLGFDSVTNFPFYYGVKDQFARKNGSAEELDSVYNRDTTFNPNAKRLATFIDNHDVKRFITEAKVGGADEEERQLRLALFALYAAPGMPIVYQGTEIAMPGGEDPGNRMMMIFDQNKKMQQYVKTLNEMRQDYPAFATGKQRLIAKTDHMAVYSRETKQQQVVYAINLGEKKTSLRVSAKEIGDDKRLRGLLFSDLVRQDGDAYEITLDASSANSYVIEKSQVNWWSIIAIGAIAPILALVLLLVHRKRMQRQTK; encoded by the coding sequence ATGAGACGAGGCATAATGCTTCTCCTCTTGCCGCTTCTCTTGTCTATCGGACTTCAACCGATGACCGGAGAAGCAGCAAGTTGGGAAAAGGAACGGATGTATTTCATCATGGTCGATCGCTTTGAGAATGGTGATCCGAGTAATGATAAAGAGGCGGATCCTGAAAATCCAAAAGCCTTCCAAGGTGGAGATTTAGCAGGGGTGACGAAACGTCTTGATTACATTAAGGAAAAAGGCTTTACTTCGATTTGGTTGACGCCAATCTTCAAGAACCGCCCAAATGGCTATCATGGATACTGGACGGATGATTACTACGAGATTGATCCGCACTTCGGAACAAAAGAAGAGTTCAAGCGTCTCGTCAAGGAAGCGCATGAACGGGATATCAAGGTCGTTCTCGATCTTGTCGTCAATCACTTAGGACCGAATCACCCCATGGTCAAAGAAAAACCGGACTGGTTCCATAAAAATCAACCAATCATGAACTGGAATAATGCATCGGAAGTCGAAAATAATTGGTTATTTGATTTACCAGACTTCAATACGGAAAATCCGGAAGTCGTGGATTACTTAGTGGATGTTGCGAACTACTGGGTCGATGAAACGGGTATAGACGGTTATCGACTGGATACGGTTCGCCATGTGCCAGCCGCATTTTGGAAAACATTCATTCCTGCAGTAAAGGAAAAGCATCCAGACTTATTCTTGTTAGCAGAAGTCTTTGATGGAGATCCACGAAAAATCGCGTCTTATTCGAAATTAGGTTTTGATTCCGTGACGAACTTCCCGTTTTATTATGGCGTGAAGGATCAATTTGCTCGGAAAAATGGTTCGGCGGAAGAGTTAGATTCAGTTTATAATCGAGATACTACGTTTAACCCGAATGCTAAGAGACTTGCAACCTTCATTGACAATCATGATGTTAAACGTTTCATCACAGAAGCAAAGGTTGGTGGAGCGGATGAAGAGGAGCGTCAGTTGCGGTTAGCATTGTTCGCACTCTACGCTGCACCTGGTATGCCGATCGTCTATCAAGGAACAGAAATCGCGATGCCAGGCGGTGAAGATCCCGGAAACCGGATGATGATGATATTTGATCAAAACAAGAAGATGCAACAGTACGTCAAGACGTTGAACGAGATGCGTCAAGATTATCCAGCGTTTGCAACAGGGAAGCAACGCTTGATTGCAAAGACAGATCATATGGCAGTCTACTCACGGGAGACGAAACAACAACAAGTCGTTTACGCCATCAATCTTGGAGAGAAAAAAACGAGCTTGCGCGTATCTGCGAAAGAAATCGGTGATGACAAGCGCCTAAGAGGTCTATTGTTCTCAGACTTAGTGCGTCAAGATGGTGACGCTTATGAAATCACGCTCGATGCGAGTAGTGCGAACAGCTATGTCATTGAAAAATCACAAGTCAACTGGTGGTCGATCATCGCAATTGGTGCAATTGCTCCGATTTTAGCACTCGTTCTTCTTCTCGTTCATCGTAAACGCATGCAACGTCAAACAAAATAA
- a CDS encoding phosphatidylserine decarboxylase yields the protein MIKKWFYSRVFELNGHPFVAKQLKRFAMSGISRPFIRPFVQAYDLNMAEATRNLEEYSSLHDVFIRHVKSEMRPIDQAEGAFVSPCDGVLSVVDDLTADIRFTVKGQSYTVSELLGSHHEAQQYVGGRVMIFYLSPQNYHRVHVPMDGTVRTSYTLGRDSAPVNEIGLTHALRPLTRNYRRVTRIVQGKHALEHVMVGALNVNSIVRTNEAKDLRRGDEFGYFSFGSTVVLICPKDALTLDTQAIGPVLMGQRLGQWHS from the coding sequence ATGATTAAAAAGTGGTTCTACTCTCGTGTGTTCGAATTAAATGGACACCCGTTCGTTGCCAAACAACTGAAACGTTTTGCGATGAGTGGGATCAGTCGTCCGTTCATCCGTCCATTCGTTCAAGCATATGATTTAAATATGGCGGAAGCGACTCGGAATCTAGAGGAGTATTCGAGTTTACATGATGTTTTCATTCGTCATGTCAAATCAGAAATGCGACCGATTGATCAAGCAGAAGGCGCATTCGTTAGTCCTTGTGACGGTGTGTTATCCGTCGTTGACGATTTGACTGCTGATATTCGCTTCACTGTTAAAGGACAATCGTATACGGTGTCAGAATTACTCGGTTCCCATCATGAAGCACAGCAATACGTCGGGGGACGTGTGATGATCTTTTATCTAAGTCCGCAAAACTATCATCGTGTCCATGTGCCAATGGATGGGACGGTTCGGACGAGTTATACACTCGGTCGCGATTCAGCACCGGTGAATGAAATTGGTTTAACGCATGCACTTCGTCCATTGACACGGAACTATCGTCGTGTGACGCGTATCGTTCAAGGAAAACACGCTTTAGAACATGTCATGGTTGGTGCACTGAACGTCAACTCAATCGTGCGGACGAACGAAGCAAAGGACCTTCGACGAGGTGACGAGTTCGGTTATTTCTCATTCGGTTCAACGGTTGTTCTGATTTGTCCGAAAGATGCATTGACGTTAGATACCCAAGCGATTGGACCAGTTTTGATGGGGCAACGCCTCGGACAATGGCATTCATGA